The Saccharothrix variisporea genome has a segment encoding these proteins:
- a CDS encoding acyl-CoA dehydrogenase family protein — MTVRTMIELNEELERYLGDPHDPANTMSFQRVLEFDEREEFPFELVGLLQRWRLHEYCLPARWGGRAGDVEVGFNLLRLVARRDPTSATALMLTDLAFMPAWIAGTEAQRRYFVDAINNGTRMAWGLSERHHGSDVLSNEMIAEKVDGGYLLTGEKYLIGNATIADVVSVHARTGKRGGPGDWSIFAVEKRKAPAGAIVELPNERLHGLRALDMSGIRLDKLFVPDENRLGAEGQGLEIALKSAQVARTTISSMALGAVDTALRVTCDFVVDREIFGQKVADIPYSRRQLAECFADLLLADAVSTGAVRGLQANPGQTSVFSSVVKYFVPTLLERTMAQLSVVLGARLYLRSHPHYGIYQKMLRDVLVAIFADGNTVVNLKNIALQLDGILKAARDTPADARGQAEQRVAAQFDLDAELPEWRPAEQLLFSRGGDETVLALPAAIKALRALHHPEPVQRQWFQRSADVAERLLGELDRLGAELAALKGNRDHGSSAEIFRLAERYSAIHAAAAAVHLVVRSAPVLRDPFPDGAVLLLCLERAWRQVEPTRPVTDPAVVDRVVEVLFRLHRERRLFSHWQFQLLASGE, encoded by the coding sequence ATGACCGTGCGCACCATGATCGAGCTGAACGAGGAGCTGGAACGCTACCTCGGCGACCCGCACGACCCCGCGAACACCATGTCCTTCCAGCGGGTCCTCGAGTTCGACGAGCGCGAGGAGTTCCCGTTCGAGCTCGTCGGCCTGCTCCAGCGCTGGCGGCTGCACGAGTACTGCCTCCCGGCGCGGTGGGGCGGACGCGCCGGGGACGTGGAGGTCGGGTTCAACCTGCTGCGCCTGGTCGCCCGCCGCGACCCGACCTCGGCGACCGCGCTCATGCTCACCGACCTGGCCTTCATGCCCGCCTGGATCGCCGGCACCGAGGCCCAGCGCCGCTACTTCGTCGACGCCATCAACAACGGCACCCGCATGGCGTGGGGCCTGTCCGAACGCCACCACGGCAGCGACGTGCTGTCCAACGAGATGATCGCCGAGAAGGTCGACGGCGGCTACCTGCTGACCGGCGAGAAGTACCTGATCGGCAACGCCACCATCGCCGACGTGGTCTCCGTGCACGCCCGCACCGGCAAGCGCGGCGGACCCGGCGACTGGTCGATCTTCGCCGTGGAGAAGCGCAAAGCGCCCGCCGGGGCCATCGTGGAGCTGCCCAACGAGCGCCTGCACGGCCTGCGCGCCCTCGACATGAGCGGCATCCGGCTGGACAAGCTGTTCGTGCCCGACGAGAACCGCCTGGGCGCGGAGGGCCAGGGCCTGGAGATCGCGCTCAAGAGCGCCCAGGTCGCCCGCACCACCATCAGCAGCATGGCGCTCGGCGCGGTGGACACCGCCCTGCGCGTGACCTGCGACTTCGTCGTCGACCGGGAGATCTTCGGCCAGAAGGTCGCCGACATCCCCTACTCCCGCCGCCAGCTCGCCGAGTGCTTCGCCGACCTGCTGCTCGCCGACGCCGTCAGCACCGGCGCGGTCCGCGGCCTGCAGGCCAACCCGGGCCAGACCAGCGTGTTCTCCTCGGTGGTCAAGTACTTCGTGCCGACCCTGCTGGAACGCACGATGGCCCAGCTGTCGGTCGTCCTGGGCGCGCGCCTCTACCTGCGGTCGCACCCGCACTACGGCATCTACCAGAAGATGCTGCGGGACGTGCTGGTCGCGATCTTCGCCGACGGCAACACCGTCGTGAACCTCAAGAACATCGCCCTCCAGCTCGACGGCATCCTCAAGGCCGCCCGCGACACCCCGGCCGACGCGCGCGGCCAGGCCGAGCAGCGGGTCGCCGCCCAGTTCGACCTCGACGCGGAGCTGCCCGAGTGGCGGCCCGCCGAGCAGCTGCTGTTCAGCCGGGGCGGCGACGAGACCGTGCTGGCACTTCCCGCGGCCATCAAGGCCCTGCGCGCCCTGCACCACCCGGAGCCCGTGCAGCGCCAGTGGTTCCAGCGCTCCGCCGACGTCGCCGAGCGGCTGTTGGGCGAGCTGGACCGGCTGGGCGCGGAACTGGCCGCCCTGAAGGGGAACCGCGACCACGGTTCCTCCGCCGAGATCTTCCGCCTGGCCGAGCGCTACAGCGCGATCCACGCCGCAGCCGCCGCCGTGCACCTCGTGGTGCGGTCGGCACCCGTGTTGCGGGACCCGTTCCCGGACGGCGCGGTGCTGCTGCTGTGCCTGGAACGCGCGTGGCGCCAGGTGGAGCCCACCCGACCCGTGACCGACCCGGCGGTCGTGGACCGGGTGGTGGAGGTGCTGTTCCGGTTGCACCGCGAACGGCGCCTGTTCTCGCACTGGCAGTTCCAACTGCTCGCATCCGGCGAGTGA
- a CDS encoding PfaD family polyunsaturated fatty acid/polyketide biosynthesis protein, whose protein sequence is MTATVPTTAPVRTDADGVYDTLTRLAEPCYVVRTDAGIGVTTARPADDSAVVAAVGPLPPEQLGSPEFRAHHGVKYAYLAGAMAGGIASEDLVIALARQGYLASFGAAGLLPERVEAALRRFQAEIPGLPFAANLIHSPSEQELERRAVDLYLAYGVRCVEASAFMDLTPHIVRYRLAGLRRGPDGVVAENRVIAKVSRVEVADRFLRPAPPAIVAALLRDGLITAEQAELAAHVPLADDITAEADSGGHTDRRPLTVLFPSIVRQRDLVRRELGFASRVGAAGGIGTPHAAAAAFAMGADYVVTGSVNQACLESGTSDAARALLAAAGTADCEMAPAADMFELGVELQVLKKGTMFAMRAKRLYDLYRTYDGLESLPAAEKDRLEQQILRRPVAEVWEEVVAYFTRRDPDQLRRAADDPKRRMALVFRWYLGMASRWAVVGEADRTADFQVWCGPAMGAFNEWVRGSHLAAPANRRVVDVAANLLAGAAFTTRVQQLAANGVRLPSVCGDYRPRVAS, encoded by the coding sequence GTGACCGCCACCGTGCCAACCACCGCGCCCGTGCGCACCGACGCCGACGGCGTGTACGACACGCTGACCCGGCTGGCCGAACCGTGCTACGTGGTGCGCACCGACGCCGGGATCGGCGTCACCACGGCCCGGCCCGCCGACGACTCGGCCGTGGTCGCCGCGGTCGGGCCGCTGCCGCCCGAGCAGCTCGGCTCGCCGGAGTTCCGCGCCCACCACGGCGTCAAGTACGCCTACCTGGCCGGGGCGATGGCCGGCGGCATCGCGTCCGAGGACCTGGTCATCGCGTTGGCTCGCCAGGGTTACCTCGCTTCCTTCGGCGCGGCCGGGTTGCTGCCGGAACGGGTCGAGGCGGCGTTGCGCCGGTTCCAGGCCGAGATCCCGGGCCTGCCGTTCGCCGCGAACCTCATCCACAGCCCCAGCGAGCAAGAGCTGGAGCGCCGGGCGGTGGACCTCTACCTGGCCTACGGGGTGCGGTGCGTCGAGGCGTCGGCGTTCATGGACCTCACCCCGCACATCGTGCGCTACCGGCTGGCCGGGCTGCGGCGGGGACCGGACGGTGTGGTGGCGGAGAACCGGGTGATCGCCAAGGTGTCCCGGGTCGAGGTCGCGGACCGGTTCCTGCGGCCCGCGCCGCCCGCGATCGTGGCGGCGCTGCTGCGGGACGGCCTGATCACCGCCGAGCAGGCGGAACTGGCGGCGCACGTGCCGCTGGCCGACGACATCACCGCCGAGGCCGACTCCGGCGGCCACACTGACCGGCGCCCGCTGACCGTGCTGTTCCCGTCGATCGTGCGCCAGCGGGACCTGGTGCGGCGCGAGCTGGGCTTCGCGTCCCGGGTCGGCGCGGCCGGCGGCATCGGCACCCCGCACGCCGCTGCGGCGGCCTTCGCCATGGGCGCGGACTACGTGGTCACCGGGTCGGTCAACCAGGCCTGCCTGGAGTCCGGGACGTCCGACGCGGCCCGCGCGCTGCTGGCGGCGGCCGGGACGGCGGACTGCGAGATGGCGCCCGCGGCCGACATGTTCGAGCTGGGCGTGGAGTTGCAGGTGCTCAAGAAGGGCACCATGTTCGCGATGCGCGCCAAGCGCCTCTACGACCTCTACCGCACCTACGACGGCCTGGAGTCGTTGCCGGCGGCCGAGAAGGACCGGCTGGAGCAGCAGATCCTGCGACGGCCGGTGGCCGAGGTCTGGGAGGAGGTCGTCGCCTACTTCACCCGGCGCGACCCCGACCAGCTGCGGCGCGCGGCCGACGACCCGAAGCGGCGGATGGCCCTGGTGTTCCGCTGGTACCTGGGGATGGCGTCGCGGTGGGCCGTGGTCGGCGAGGCGGACCGGACGGCGGACTTCCAGGTGTGGTGCGGCCCGGCGATGGGCGCGTTCAACGAGTGGGTGCGCGGGTCCCACCTGGCCGCGCCGGCGAACCGGCGGGTGGTCGACGTGGCCGCGAACCTGCTGGCCGGGGCCGCGTTCACCACCCGCGTGCAGCAGTTGGCGGCCAACGGCGTGCGCCTGCCTTCGGTGTGCGGCGACTACCGCCCGCGGGTGGCTTCATGA
- a CDS encoding acyl-CoA dehydrogenase family protein — translation MTALLSPAAELDHRLGDPRDPANPHGFAAAVRRDALSGRPEALIEACRGLALSFVPAAEGGTLSTMDETLALVRMAARRDVTVMPHTMFSITAATCVLLAGTPDQRRRVVELLAQGHAIGFALSEPEHGSDLLANGCLLEPHPDGFLLTGDKWMVGLGERARALVLVGRTGGRGAGAFTAVLLDDVDRARAGNAVTSGMKGVDFTAFAFAGEVVPADAVVGQTGHGLEIAMKAMQVVRTMSTGANLAAADTGLRVTLDFAVRHVVAGRPVVEHERNRRELGTAAAALLACDVVATACARGMHTNPAGQSLWSSVAKKVCTDLSEEVFRRCTDVLGTRALLADSPFDVMRRDNAVVRHIDTGPTANLRLVAAHLAGRATDTTPPETAFTLDRPLPPLDLHGLGLSTRGRDEVTQSLPEVAAAMRTVLADDRALDLLHRLEKALTDQSGDPLDRAERFCFLHAAAACAHLWWFNLDRSLFGTPPGDTGWLVATLALLLDRAHRVEDRLRTEDANPVLDAVLALHATGRLFSATPLPLAEGGTPA, via the coding sequence ATGACCGCGCTCCTCTCGCCCGCCGCCGAGCTGGACCACCGGCTGGGCGACCCGCGCGACCCGGCCAACCCGCACGGCTTCGCCGCCGCCGTGCGTCGGGACGCCCTGTCCGGGCGGCCGGAGGCGTTGATCGAGGCTTGCCGTGGCTTGGCGCTGTCCTTCGTGCCGGCGGCCGAGGGCGGCACCTTGTCCACAATGGACGAGACGCTGGCTCTGGTGCGCATGGCCGCCCGGCGGGACGTCACCGTCATGCCGCACACCATGTTCAGCATCACGGCCGCGACCTGCGTGCTGCTGGCCGGCACGCCCGACCAGCGCCGCCGGGTGGTGGAGTTGCTGGCCCAAGGGCACGCGATCGGGTTCGCCCTGTCCGAGCCCGAGCACGGCAGCGACCTGCTGGCCAACGGCTGCCTCCTCGAACCGCACCCCGACGGGTTCCTGCTGACCGGCGACAAGTGGATGGTCGGGCTGGGGGAGCGGGCACGGGCGTTGGTGCTGGTCGGGCGCACGGGCGGGCGCGGGGCGGGCGCGTTCACCGCCGTGCTCCTGGACGACGTGGACCGCGCGCGTGCCGGGAACGCCGTCACCAGCGGCATGAAGGGTGTGGACTTCACGGCGTTCGCGTTCGCCGGTGAGGTCGTCCCGGCCGACGCCGTGGTCGGGCAGACCGGGCACGGCCTGGAGATCGCGATGAAGGCCATGCAGGTCGTGCGGACGATGAGCACGGGCGCGAACCTCGCCGCCGCCGACACCGGGCTGCGCGTGACCCTGGACTTCGCCGTGCGGCACGTCGTCGCGGGCCGCCCGGTGGTCGAGCACGAGCGCAACCGGCGTGAGCTGGGCACGGCCGCCGCTGCCTTGTTGGCGTGCGACGTGGTGGCCACGGCGTGCGCTCGCGGGATGCACACCAACCCGGCCGGGCAAAGCCTGTGGTCGAGTGTGGCCAAGAAGGTGTGCACGGACCTGTCGGAAGAGGTGTTCCGGCGCTGCACGGACGTCCTGGGCACGCGCGCGCTGCTCGCGGACAGCCCGTTCGACGTGATGCGGCGGGACAACGCGGTCGTCCGGCACATCGACACCGGCCCCACCGCCAACCTGCGCTTGGTCGCCGCCCACCTCGCCGGACGCGCCACCGACACCACCCCGCCCGAGACCGCGTTCACCCTCGACCGCCCCCTGCCACCGCTGGACCTGCACGGCCTGGGCCTGTCCACGCGCGGCCGGGACGAGGTCACCCAGTCGCTGCCCGAGGTGGCGGCGGCGATGCGGACCGTCCTGGCCGACGACCGCGCCCTGGACCTGCTGCACCGGTTGGAGAAGGCCCTCACCGACCAGTCGGGCGACCCACTGGACCGGGCCGAGCGGTTCTGCTTCCTGCACGCGGCGGCGGCGTGCGCGCACCTGTGGTGGTTCAACCTCGACCGGTCCCTGTTCGGCACCCCGCCCGGCGACACCGGGTGGCTCGTCGCCACCCTCGCCCTCCTGCTGGACCGCGCGCACCGGGTGGAGGACCGGTTGCGCACCGAGGACGCGAACCCCGTCCTCGACGCGGTGCTCGCCCTCCACGCCACCGGGCGGCTGTTCTCCGCCACCCCGCTGCCGCTGGCCGAAGGAGGCACCCCGGCATGA
- a CDS encoding acetyl-CoA carboxylase biotin carboxyl carrier protein codes for MSTDTVLSYDTSPQDPFGRALSLAELRVEAEQLILAMGRPVRRVLLRAGRNEVEVDWETGPALPGPTPTTAIAPAAATPGVSGVRGTMETGAGGHTPAALNGTPAALNGTAAAPAGTAAFAVRSPLVGTFYAAPNPGAAPFVQVGDVVRAGDQVAIVEAMKLLNPITADRSGKVTAIHVADGEMVEFDQVLVELEPVD; via the coding sequence ATGAGCACCGACACCGTCCTGTCCTACGACACCTCCCCGCAGGACCCGTTCGGCCGCGCCCTGTCCCTGGCCGAACTGCGCGTCGAGGCCGAACAGCTCATCCTCGCCATGGGCCGCCCGGTCCGCCGCGTCCTCCTGCGCGCCGGCCGCAACGAGGTCGAGGTCGACTGGGAGACCGGCCCCGCGTTACCCGGCCCCACTCCCACCACCGCCATCGCTCCCGCCGCCGCAACGCCTGGAGTGTCAGGGGTCCGTGGGACGATGGAGACGGGGGCCGGAGGCCACACCCCGGCAGCCCTCAACGGCACCCCGGCAGCCCTCAACGGCACGGCGGCAGCCCCCGCCGGCACGGCCGCGTTCGCCGTCCGATCGCCCCTGGTCGGCACGTTCTACGCCGCCCCCAACCCCGGCGCGGCACCGTTCGTGCAGGTCGGGGACGTGGTCCGGGCCGGGGACCAGGTCGCCATCGTCGAAGCGATGAAGCTGCTCAACCCCATCACCGCCGACCGCTCCGGCAAGGTCACCGCGATCCACGTCGCCGACGGCGAGATGGTCGAGTTCGACCAGGTCCTCGTGGAACTGGAGCCGGTCGACTGA
- the accA gene encoding acetyl-CoA carboxylase carboxyl transferase subunit alpha: MTVSTGPTEVQWARCPNCRTFVYLRRLRRHHQVCPDCSHHLRLALSERLDLLLDPGSLDRIDTTLAPVDVLSFHDRSPYPERLAAAQSRTGRNEAVVCGRATIGGHPVVVAALDFEFMGGSIGGVTGELVSRAARLSLSSRSPLLIVSASGGARMQEGAISLMQLAKTSQEIGRLREAGVLVVNLNTDPTYGGATASFSVLGDVVLAEPGARIGFAGPAVIKQTIRQELPPTFQTAEFLRDNGMLDLVVPRESTRATLTRLLALTAPATPTTAGSAGGHPTDGSADDGSVRGSVGDRSAGGSFGGGPAVGGSAVGGSANGDLTGGDSTGGGSIAAIGVGARPPAPGSIVPQGYDNPAAPPPGVILPDGTDSPSAAPLGEILPEGADTATVTDPGELEARPAAEVVRLARNVERPTSLDLAARVFEDFLELHGDRLSADDPAVVGGFARLGGRPVVFVGHQKGHRTDELVRRNFGMPQPAGYHKARRLMGLAERLRMPFVALVDTPGAFPGIEAEQRGQGNAIAECILTMSRMTVPTIAVVTGEGGSGGALAFAVGNRVLMLENAYFSVISPEGASTILFGDAAEAGRAAEALRLTAPELLRLGVVDGVVPEPPGGAHTDLDATAGALRRALLHSLAELSEVDDLCTHRYERFSEFGHPDRQRRL, encoded by the coding sequence ATGACGGTGTCGACCGGTCCAACCGAGGTCCAGTGGGCGCGCTGCCCGAACTGCCGGACGTTCGTGTACCTGCGACGACTGCGGCGCCACCACCAGGTGTGCCCGGACTGCTCGCACCACCTGCGACTCGCCCTGTCCGAACGGCTCGACCTGCTGCTCGACCCGGGCTCGCTGGACCGGATCGACACCACTCTCGCCCCCGTGGACGTGTTGTCCTTCCACGACCGTTCCCCCTACCCGGAACGACTGGCCGCGGCCCAGTCACGGACCGGCCGCAACGAGGCCGTGGTGTGCGGGAGGGCCACGATCGGCGGTCACCCGGTCGTGGTGGCGGCGCTGGACTTCGAGTTCATGGGCGGCAGCATCGGTGGTGTGACCGGCGAACTGGTGTCCCGCGCGGCCCGCTTGTCCCTGTCGTCGCGGTCGCCGTTGCTGATCGTGTCGGCCTCGGGCGGGGCGCGCATGCAGGAGGGCGCGATCTCGCTGATGCAGCTGGCCAAGACCAGCCAGGAGATCGGACGGCTGCGCGAGGCCGGGGTGCTGGTGGTGAACCTCAACACCGACCCGACGTACGGCGGGGCGACGGCGTCGTTCTCGGTGCTGGGGGACGTGGTGCTGGCCGAGCCGGGTGCGCGCATCGGGTTCGCCGGGCCGGCGGTGATCAAGCAGACCATCAGGCAGGAGCTGCCGCCGACGTTCCAGACGGCGGAGTTCCTGCGGGACAACGGGATGCTGGACCTGGTGGTCCCTCGCGAGTCCACCCGAGCCACCCTGACCCGCTTGCTCGCGCTGACTGCGCCCGCCACCCCGACCACCGCCGGCTCGGCCGGCGGGCACCCGACTGACGGCTCGGCCGACGATGGTTCGGTGCGCGGTTCGGTTGGCGATCGGTCGGCGGGCGGCTCGTTCGGCGGCGGTCCGGCTGTCGGTGGCTCGGCTGTCGGTGGCTCGGCGAACGGCGACCTGACAGGCGGCGACTCGACTGGCGGTGGCTCGATCGCTGCGATCGGTGTCGGGGCGCGGCCTCCGGCCCCCGGTTCCATTGTCCCACAGGGGTACGACAATCCGGCCGCGCCGCCCCCGGGGGTCATTCTCCCAGACGGGACCGACAGTCCGAGTGCGGCGCCCCTGGGGGAGATTCTTCCAGAGGGGGCCGACACCGCGACCGTCACGGATCCGGGAGAGCTTGAGGCTCGGCCGGCGGCGGAGGTGGTGCGGTTGGCGCGGAACGTCGAGCGGCCCACCTCGCTCGACCTCGCGGCTCGGGTGTTCGAGGACTTCCTGGAGTTGCACGGCGACCGGCTCTCCGCGGACGACCCCGCCGTGGTGGGCGGGTTCGCGAGGCTCGGTGGGCGGCCCGTCGTGTTCGTGGGGCACCAGAAGGGGCATCGGACCGACGAGCTGGTCCGGCGCAACTTCGGGATGCCCCAGCCCGCCGGGTACCACAAGGCGCGGCGGTTGATGGGGCTGGCCGAGCGGTTGCGGATGCCGTTCGTCGCGTTGGTGGACACGCCCGGTGCGTTTCCCGGGATCGAGGCCGAGCAGCGCGGGCAGGGCAACGCCATCGCCGAGTGCATCCTGACCATGTCCCGGATGACCGTGCCGACCATCGCCGTCGTCACCGGGGAAGGGGGCAGCGGGGGCGCGTTGGCGTTCGCCGTGGGCAACCGGGTGCTCATGCTGGAGAACGCCTACTTCTCCGTCATCAGCCCCGAAGGCGCGTCCACCATCCTGTTCGGCGACGCGGCCGAGGCCGGACGTGCCGCCGAAGCCCTGCGCCTGACCGCACCGGAACTGCTGCGCCTGGGCGTCGTGGACGGCGTCGTGCCCGAACCACCCGGCGGCGCGCACACCGACCTGGACGCCACCGCGGGCGCCCTGCGCCGGGCACTGCTGCACAGCCTCGCGGAACTGTCCGAAGTGGACGACCTGTGCACCCACCGCTACGAGCGGTTCAGCGAGTTCGGCCACCCCGACCGCCAACGCCGCCTGTAG
- a CDS encoding MFS transporter, translating into MATTAPARRAGLGWAILASSLPMFVVALNNLVVTNALPQIEEDFGADQTTLQWVINAYVLAFAGMLLTGAALGDRYGRKLMFLVGIGVFSLGSVACALANSSEALIAARVVQGVGAAAILPLSLTILAAAVSEKMRSAAIGIWSGINGLGVALGPLVGGAVTEGLDWKWIFWVNLPVGVVTVPLVLWAIAETRGADRGLDIPGVVLVTGLITSLVWGIVRAGDDGWTSTPILTAFGIAFVLLIAFVLWERKATSPLLPLRFYRIPNFVLSNVVSLAMYFGVFGSIFFLAQYLQGPLGFSPLEAGVRTLPWTAMPMVVAPLAGLITDKVGGGRLMALGLALQGVGLGWIASIATTTTPYGDMVPAMVIAGIGMGLVFAPTTAVVLGSVQPHEHGKASGANNTVREIGGALGIAVLTTVFTDYFNEVEIRKPADAAEAFVHGMVPAIWVGVVFVGVGALAGLFIRKRVAAAVSSSAKLVEV; encoded by the coding sequence ATGGCAACGACGGCACCGGCGCGGCGAGCCGGGTTGGGGTGGGCGATCCTCGCCAGCTCCCTCCCGATGTTCGTGGTGGCGCTGAACAACCTGGTGGTCACCAACGCGCTGCCGCAGATCGAAGAGGACTTCGGCGCGGACCAGACGACGTTGCAGTGGGTGATCAACGCCTACGTGCTGGCGTTCGCGGGCATGCTGCTCACCGGCGCCGCCCTGGGCGACCGGTACGGGCGCAAGCTGATGTTCCTGGTGGGCATCGGCGTGTTCAGCCTCGGGTCGGTGGCGTGCGCCCTGGCGAACTCCAGTGAGGCGCTGATCGCGGCCCGGGTCGTGCAGGGCGTCGGCGCGGCGGCGATCCTGCCGCTGTCGCTGACCATCCTCGCGGCGGCGGTGTCGGAGAAGATGCGCAGCGCGGCCATCGGCATCTGGTCGGGCATCAACGGTCTGGGCGTCGCGCTCGGCCCGCTGGTGGGTGGCGCGGTCACCGAGGGCTTGGACTGGAAGTGGATCTTCTGGGTGAACCTGCCGGTCGGTGTCGTGACGGTGCCGCTGGTGCTGTGGGCGATCGCCGAGACGCGTGGCGCGGACCGGGGCCTGGACATCCCGGGTGTGGTGCTGGTGACGGGTCTGATCACGTCGCTGGTGTGGGGCATCGTGCGGGCCGGCGACGACGGCTGGACGTCCACGCCGATCCTGACCGCGTTCGGCATCGCTTTCGTGCTGCTGATCGCGTTCGTGCTGTGGGAGCGCAAGGCGACGAGCCCGTTGCTGCCGCTGCGGTTCTACCGGATCCCGAACTTCGTGCTGAGCAACGTCGTGTCGCTGGCGATGTACTTCGGTGTCTTCGGGTCGATCTTCTTCCTGGCCCAGTACCTCCAGGGGCCGCTGGGCTTCTCGCCGTTGGAGGCCGGCGTGCGGACCCTGCCGTGGACCGCGATGCCGATGGTCGTGGCCCCGTTGGCGGGTCTGATCACCGACAAGGTCGGCGGCGGGCGGCTGATGGCGCTGGGGTTGGCGTTGCAGGGTGTCGGTCTCGGGTGGATCGCTTCGATCGCCACGACCACGACGCCGTACGGGGACATGGTGCCCGCGATGGTGATCGCCGGTATCGGCATGGGCCTGGTGTTCGCGCCGACCACCGCCGTGGTGTTGGGGTCCGTGCAGCCGCACGAGCACGGCAAGGCGTCCGGGGCGAACAACACCGTGCGCGAGATCGGTGGGGCGCTGGGCATCGCCGTGCTGACGACCGTGTTCACCGACTACTTCAACGAGGTCGAGATCCGGAAGCCGGCCGATGCCGCCGAGGCGTTCGTGCACGGCATGGTGCCCGCGATCTGGGTGGGTGTCGTGTTCGTGGGTGTGGGCGCTCTGGCCGGCCTGTTCATCCGCAAGCGCGTTGCTGCGGCGGTGTCTTCGTCGGCGAAGTTGGTCGAGGTGTGA
- the accC gene encoding acetyl-CoA carboxylase biotin carboxylase subunit has protein sequence MFGKVLIANRGEIAVRVIRTCRELGIPTVAVYSSADAHALHVALADEAVHIGPAQAKLSYLNIPNIIGAALKTGADAVHPGYGFLSEDPYFAEICADHGLTFVGPPPDVMEALGDKSTARQLMSKAGLPLLPGTVTPLSSVDEALSTADEIGYPVVLKASAGGGGRGITVVRRKEDLPHAYRTTRADAQALFSDPSVYLEKYLERARHIEVQVLCDAHGNAVHLGERDCSVQRRNQKLIEESPSTAVDPDLRARIGAAAVEGVKSVGYRGAGTMEFLLDEDGRFWFMECNARIQVEHPVTEMVTGIDLVAEQLRVAAGHPLSFDQAAVELRGHAVECRINAEDPARNFAPTPGRLDDLLPPGGPGVRVDSHCVPGGAIPPHYDSLIAKLVVWAEDRPAALARMRRALAEYRIAGPGLSTTVEFHRWVLDHPEFRRGGVTTDFLARVREW, from the coding sequence ATGTTCGGCAAAGTCCTCATCGCCAACCGGGGCGAGATCGCGGTCCGGGTCATCCGCACCTGCCGGGAGCTCGGCATCCCCACCGTCGCGGTGTACTCGTCGGCCGACGCGCACGCGTTGCACGTCGCGTTGGCCGACGAGGCCGTGCACATCGGCCCCGCCCAGGCGAAGCTGAGCTACCTCAACATCCCCAACATCATCGGCGCCGCCCTCAAGACCGGCGCGGACGCCGTCCACCCCGGCTACGGGTTCCTGTCCGAGGACCCCTACTTCGCCGAGATCTGCGCCGACCACGGCCTGACCTTCGTCGGCCCGCCACCGGACGTGATGGAAGCCCTCGGCGACAAGTCCACCGCCCGCCAACTCATGAGCAAGGCCGGCCTGCCGCTCCTCCCCGGCACGGTCACCCCGCTGTCCTCCGTCGACGAAGCCCTGAGCACCGCCGACGAGATCGGCTACCCGGTCGTGCTCAAGGCCTCCGCGGGCGGCGGCGGGCGGGGCATCACGGTCGTGCGCCGCAAGGAAGACCTGCCGCACGCCTACCGCACCACCCGCGCCGACGCCCAAGCGCTGTTCTCCGACCCCTCCGTCTACCTGGAGAAGTACCTGGAGCGCGCTCGGCACATCGAGGTGCAGGTGCTGTGCGACGCCCACGGCAACGCCGTCCACCTCGGTGAACGCGACTGCTCGGTCCAGCGCCGCAACCAGAAGCTGATCGAGGAGTCACCCTCCACCGCCGTGGACCCCGACCTGCGCGCCCGCATCGGCGCGGCGGCCGTCGAAGGCGTCAAGTCCGTCGGCTACCGGGGCGCGGGCACGATGGAGTTCCTGCTCGACGAGGACGGCCGGTTCTGGTTCATGGAGTGCAACGCCCGCATCCAGGTCGAACACCCGGTCACCGAGATGGTCACCGGCATCGACCTGGTCGCCGAACAGCTCCGCGTCGCCGCCGGTCACCCCCTGTCGTTCGACCAAGCCGCCGTGGAGCTGCGCGGGCACGCCGTGGAGTGCCGGATCAACGCCGAGGACCCCGCCCGCAACTTCGCGCCCACCCCGGGCCGGCTGGACGACCTCCTGCCACCCGGCGGCCCCGGCGTCCGCGTGGACTCGCACTGCGTGCCCGGCGGCGCGATCCCACCGCACTACGACTCGCTGATCGCCAAGCTCGTCGTGTGGGCGGAGGACCGACCCGCCGCCCTGGCCCGGATGCGGCGCGCGCTCGCCGAGTACCGGATCGCGGGGCCGGGCCTGAGCACCACCGTCGAGTTCCACCGGTGGGTCCTCGACCACCCGGAATTCCGTCGCGGCGGCGTCACGACGGACTTCCTGGCCCGCGTCCGCGAGTGGTAG